The stretch of DNA CAAAACTGGCTGAGAGCTGTGTATAGTACGAAATACTACCGCTTCAACGATCTATCGATCAGTCAAATATCGTTTCTTTGATGATATTAGTTCCATATTATCCCGTTATCACTTTTAAGATTAATTTCCTTTTTCcgatttatactttttttaactgtttcaaaaatttacacatgacggcgccagtggttgtgtggttagcgtaacagcctcacaatccgatcggcccgggttcaatcccagctggcgtcgttgggattttctgaggcgaaaaatctctggttacgtcttccttcggaggggaagtaaaagaagttggcccggctcatgagttgttgagtctgataggtaggaacaggtggagtcgcctccctgatgtcggtgattggcactgaagtggcggaaataggccgacgaaaaataagcgaagataaaaaaaaaaaatttacatacTGAGAAACGACTTAACAAATTTATTACATACAACgaacaatcaattattttcttatctgaaatttcgaaaaatgaaacatcggtGTCAAGTtcatcgaatattttttttttccaaaatatatatttttatcaaggctcatatggcgttagcctgacggggccggagttcaatattttgacagtttttcttattatctatgttagtaatatgtaaccgattactcgcggtcggctcgaggttagtattataagtgttctcgtaattgggatgttgctgtctccaatgctctgtacgtgtgcccgacacgggatacttcctattgggatgcagctgaccattaatcagcaacgccaccctagtatgtaccccatatctagcgtggtgcgtcttctcgactcgaggaatccaggatagaatgatcactagccggcgccgAATATTTGATTGGCATGAGCTCAACCATCGAGTTATAGTTTTTATCGCTGAACATATCTCGAAGATGTACAAGTGAACTTGTAACACTGTTCACAGATCTACTTCTAAGTTCGGACTTAGTATATACACTCATTTTCTGCATTTTACTGTGATATCACCGGTCTTCGCTTATCATGACATGCCGGCTGTAAATCATGCCCAGCCCTCTTAAGTCCACAATTGCCAGTTGTTGTGCATCGCTGACTTGATGAACTTGACTGGAATAGTAGAAACGCGATTGTTTAAGCAGTATTAACTCAACTTTCGTGTATATAATGTAACATTCTGGTTAATATGAGTCTAAACAGCTCTAGAATTACGTTTTCTATAAACGTTGGGAGGAGCAATCCTGATTAAAACGATAATTAACACTTAAATGGCGTGTTTAATCTTGCACAGATTGATCGGCAATGGTGAAAAAGGGAGACTCTACGGAAGCTGACATGTAGCTCACGTTTCTGTTCCATTTGGCATGATGAATGCGCTAGGTTGATTGATATTTCATCTGTTTTCCTAAGTTTTGTTATTAAAACATCGCTTGCCGATTAGAACAGAAATACCGAATTGACATCATCCCAATCGAGAAGCGCGATGTTTCCACAGCAGAACGGCTTATGACCTGTTTCCTGCGAAGCCCAGATTCGCTGAGATTCACTCTGATGCGCAACAAAGAACAATCTCGCACCTCCAAATTGGACGATATACAAGCGACAGCGTGAATGAACATAAAAAATGAGCTGAGGCGTAGTTGAGTAATTCCGCGTGTTTATCTCAGCGTTTCAAGCGGGGGTGAATCTGGCCCTGTGTGCGAAACTTGATGTGACGTGTTTTGATTGCTtggttaataaatattttctccaTCCCACTTCTCATAGAGACAATGTGTATCTTTACGTTCTGCAACATCTGTCATATTTAATGACTGGAACAATTCCTTGCATACCTGTTTGTAACATTCTTTCTCCGCTATGTCCCGTACTTAGTAGTAGCCGGAAACTTGTTAGTTCCGtgtatttttttgtgtgtgcGTGTTAACAAACCTACAAACAGCAATACACACTCGATACACTCACCGTTTCGTTGCAACCCCATAATCCGTAGAAATTGTACTTTGCTAACTTTAAGGAATGGATGTGCTTTTCACTAATGAACATGTTCTATGTAACACCTTCTCTTTCACACATTCAAAACCAAGCCTGAAAATCATTCTAGGGTAGACCACGACCGACATTTGTTTCTGTATCACAACAACTCTATGTCTATTGCCATGTAAACACACAATCAATCTTCTCTCCTCGCTGTGTTCTCTCTGTCTACTTGATTGTTGCAACTAGACGTGCGTCTCTGTACCTCTGTAGCCTTGATGTTCCGAACTCTCAAAACGCGTAGTAGTATATAAGAACTTTTTCAATAGAATAATTAACAATCGAACAAGCAAAAGCATATCATCATCATCTGAATGCTATTCGGCGTCCACCAGGCAGAGGCATCCAATATTAATcgctgttgtgtttttttttctctatttttcgtttcattttattCCGTCCACGATCCGATCCGCGCGCAGGTTCTGTCTATGAGCACAGATGACTACCGAAAGGCGACACTATTTGCAACCAGTTCCTTCGATCAGGACTTCCAGATACCGGACTTGATTGGCCAGACGGAGATCCTCAGCGAAGAGCATCGGTAAGTGAGATAATAACTAGCTTCGGGCGTTTATTGCAACAAGTCATAAACATTTCCCGGTTCACTAAAAGTGATTAACGATATATTTTCTTATCGGTGAAATCTGTTCATAAACAAATTAAGTGCATTGTGTATTCGTACTGGATTTGATCACTAAGAGTTGATATGATCGAATATTGCGTGACTAGATTTCGTAGatcgttattttatttttcatatttggtcggtgttaagtcagaggggaccaagtcgcaaaattgaacatttggagttattgattacatttggttaaacattatgtaagctacataccataTTCATCaggtttggaaaatcacgcatacaaCAAGAATaattgatcgaaattgttatgattgatcaacgaaaatccctcatggtatgcagtcagagcggaccatgtaccatttaccatggcgaaatggctctatatcatgtgcagatAAAGTGGACCATGTATCAATcaattgtatattgaatttaaaaaatttccaaGCGTCGAATTCAGACCAACAAaactttttcttgaagctaataggtaccttgttgaaatgtgcttgtacccgttagtgtaaaatgttcacattctgagtatattgaaaaataaacttggtccactTTGACTGAACAGATCAGTcaaaaatgctggtcttcagtgtgaatgatcgaaaaatatactatttcagagtgctATTTAGactgtagcgatgacaatgaatcCGAATTTGACGATTTTATTGACGAATATtgtctaagatgattgaaaataggtagtttatattttaacataaTTGTCGTGCAACCATATTCATGCCTGTTATGAATGGCAGAGCTATTACGCTGAACGCAACcaaatgtttatgcagttcCAACCTCACACCCCTTCTCTCACCAAGCCAgagctaacatttctgagaacaatattgaacgaaaaaattaaatgctttgaaaattgcagagcactgAACTTCAAGTTCGCTTTTCTCGCATTCATAAACATGTCAcatagtccggtctgacttaacaccgatcaTTTCTTCTTTGTGCTACATGTAAGCCTTTAGAATGCTGAATTTGCCGTTGTTTTGCAGTGGCATTTACTTCCACTATTTGCTAGTAagttcttcattttttttattcacaactACCGGATCCCATCAACTGAGTAAACTGTCTGACCTGTCGGAATGACTAATGTATGATAGATATGCGATGCATAGAACGCTCGTATCGTTATCTACGCTAAGCAATTGGCATTCCAAAACCTTCATACATTTCACGTGAGGAAACAAATTTGCAGTTCAAATAGTTCATGGTTTATACGGCATTTTAGTACTGTACGCCGCGATAGTTCTCTTCGGTTGAATTCTCTCGGAACATACCGATTCTTTTCGAGCGTGGATCTCCTTACCAGAGTGAACGGTTCTGTAGATGATTAATTCTGGTCGATGGGACGAAGCGCGCATCGCAAGTAGGGTAATCTAGTTCAAATATTTAGCATGTGTCCTCTTTTAAAAACATCAATTGATCTACACTCAATTATTTATGCAAGGTGCTACATCGagattttttacagtaatgttcgaAAAGCTGTTATTTCACGTTGAATGGGCACcggtaaatgaaaaaaaatcatttttaagctTAAGTTTTTAGTTTGGAAATCTTCTAGTTACATCTTTTTGTTTTGATGTGCTTGTGTGTGTGATGGGTAGAGTACATTTGTTTACctttaaacataattttttttgaatcttGTGTACATATTTGTTTCCAATCAAACCAATAACGATTCCAGTTAGCCCAATCATTTAGTTTTAGACCTTTTACTACTGCGATTTattcgattgaatgaaaattgccCTTTTTattccatctgtttattttatttggctAATTTatcaattcagctgtaacagagccgaatttattcgtgtacatttttatcaaacgataattttgttgtatattacacagtaggcatttaggcgtaagagtattcttattCTTTCGATACACATatcgccttttttcggcgtgaGAATACTCTTATTGTTCGATTGTTCATAGTTGGAtcatacacagcgggactgttgatatgaggcttccattatTATGTTATCAAtagtaccaattaccgatgcagcagatcgtaatgtgagcggtaaggaacCGGGGTTACCGTCACATGAAGATTGTTGCttgacgtagtagctagaataacacacaaagatggttagttgagggccctgagttatgagatCATGATCGTTGGCtcagtagcggacacgcaacccaGATAGATTACCTTTTGTTTTTGCTTATGTTTCATAAAAGAATGATCGTACAAAAATTCCAAGTGTGGAGCACGTCATCGCCAATTCAAGTGTATACAAACAAACTATTCGAACTTAACTTTTTAACTTGCCGATGTCATCAGTTATGTCATCTTTGCCTGCCAGGTGGATAAGGTGCGCACCTAGGCTGTTGACGACTATTGAGGTCAACATTGACGGAAGAGTGCCTACTTTTAATAAATTCGAAGAGCGATATATCCTGGACGGGTTCAATCCATCAATGGGAGCTTTCAGTGTGAAAAGCAGTTTAGTAAGCGGTTCAAGGATCGTCCGGAGGTATCTGCAGAAAATGAAAAAGAGCGCAAACATTCGACAACTTCTTGTTGGAACTGTGGTGCGACGCTTTTTCTAATCACTGTGGTTTCAGGACTCACATGTGGGCATAGTATCCTTGTTTTCGTCGGTGCGGTTTTCACAGCCGCAAGACGCCATCTCGAAGTGCTCCAATCGCACTCTGTTTAATCAGATTGGTTTATCTGAAACATTTTTTCAGATGGAAGTGAAGGAAAGTATTCCAGCAGAACATGATGTTGCCAAAGGCTACCTAGACGACGTTGTTGCGGGTTGCAAGAACGCCGCCGAACATTGGCGCACTCTACATGCCTGCCATGCCAAGATCGGTTTTGATTTATCCGAAATTATTTGATAACCTATCCAATGCTTGAGAAACAGAATTTCCTCCGGAGCGTCGTGTAGTATTTATGTGTGGCGAAATAAACCATTAATTGatcatatcattcgagcagatcGATAAGATGTTCTCCacaactcgaacattactgtgaaacaatatttcagGATATTTTCTTCTAGAACCTTTAGAAAATACGGTTTCATTTGGGTAAaactttcatttcaaatttcatttgtTTCGCTCCATAGAAACTGTGATAGAAGGTCGTCGCAAAACTGTTTGACAATGTTATCATTTTGGTGCATGGGGACACGGTTTCTCGTTATGATCACTGCAACTAACCTCAATCATCTGTCCTTTTTCTTCTAACGCGAATTCCATCATTTCTTCAGTGCTTCTTTTGACAATCTTCGTTACTATCTTAGAGAGCAGAGaaaagtgtcgaactaccatagaaacgtttatcgatccctaaaatctCTATATGCTAATTTTGATtctatttgtttgattagttctcgagttgttcagcaacctTCCCTCCCaactctttagagaggggaaaggagtgtcaaaccaccatagaaacatttattgcaccctaaaacctccatatgcctaatttagtttcatttgcttgcttAATTCTCgactaatgcagaaatttgtgtttcatttgtatggcagcccccctttgagaggggggtggagtgtctaaccaccatagaaacatttactgcatcctaaaatctccatatgcctaatttggtctcatttgcttgattaattctcaagtaatgtagaaatttgtgtttcatttgtatggcagctcccccttagagagggggggtggagtgtctaatcaccatagaagcatttattgcacctcaaaacttccatatgcctaattttgtttcatttgcttgattaattctcgagtaatccaaaaatttgtgttacattcgtatggcagccccccaaattttcatgtcgattgtTGTTAATTCTCgactaatgcagaaatttgtgtttcatttgtatggcagcccccctttaagaggggggtggagtgtctaaccaccatagaaacatttattgcatcctaaaatctccatatgcctaatttggtctcatttgcttgattaattctcaagtaatgtagaaatttgtgtttcatttgtatggcagctcccccttagagaggggggtggagtgtctaatcaccatagaagcatttattgcacctcaaaacttccatatgcctaattttgtttcatttgcttgattaattctcgagtaatccaaaaatttgtgtttcattcgtatggcagccccccaaattttcatgtcgattggttcagtagtttccgagtccattagaatcagacagacagacagacagacagaaatccatttttatatatatagaagaagaagattacCGCTACACGTCTTCGCAGCATGGAATCTATTAGTTACTGCcactggcttgcattttcacctttatcaaagaaaaagtttaaaaagtaccgaattttctctttgttgacttccattgttaacaccctgtaacttacaactgaatctatatatatatatatataaatggatttctgtttgtctgtctgtctgtctgtctgtctgattcttatggactcggaaactactgaaccgatcaacatgaaaatttgtatgtaggggtttttggggccgggaaggttttcgtgatagtttaggacccctccaccctctctaaggggggggggggctgtcatacaaattaaacacaaacttctacattactcgagaattgatcaagcaaatgaaacgaaatttggcatttaTTTCTacttgaaaaactgtaggctACTGTgaattgacatgtcgattcctggCCCAGTAATCCCAGCCCCTGTAGATTTACCTATTTTAggtataaaacacgagtgatACTGGACGAGTTTTaggaccaccttcttcccattTGCTGCGATTGAATTCAGTCACTTGTGGACTGGTATAGCGGAGGTTTTCAAACTATCTCTCAAGGTAACCTGGATAGTCCATTTTGTATGCTAATTGAACTGACCTTCTAGTCCATATATATTTTGCAATCgcaaaattttgtttgtttgttgttttttatgtatttatgataaatgttaCGAAACTTCCAAAGGGTCTAGCCGAATAAAAAGGTTTTCATATGACTACTAACACCATTCGATGTCAATAGACTGCAttctattattaaaaaaaactgatcGTTCGTAGAGACCAAAATTTTGTTCACCTCTGCTGTAAAACAAATATCTGCCCTACCTTATGAAGTCATTTTAAATAAACACacaattttttcctattttcagaGAGAAGCTCTGCGCCCACCTACCAGCGCGTGCCGAGGGGTACTCGTGGTCTCTGGTGTTCAGCACTTCGCTGCACGGCTTCTCGTTGAACTCGTTGTACAGGAAGATGCACAAACTGGAGAGCCCCATCCTGATAGTTATAGAAGATACGGATCATAATGTGAGCGCAAAAAGAATTGATTGCATCCGATGATTGGTTCtattccaaaaatgttttttttctgatttaggTATTCGGAGCACTTACATCCTGTTCGCTGCATGTATCGGACCATTTCTACGGCACCGGCGAATCACTGCTGTACAAATTCAACCCACACTTCAAGGTGTTCCACTGGAGCGGTGAGAACCTGTACTTCATCAAGGGTAACCCGGAGAGTTTGGCGATCGGAGCCGGAGAGTAAGTTTCGAATTCTTCCCGCATTAGGTTAAACCATATTAAGCGAATGAAACTAGAATTTTTACATTGTGTACTGAATTTGAATTACATTGTGTACTGAATTTGAATCAGAATCAGAAATTGAATCAGTTATCTAATTATTCAATTGATATTTGAACCCTACATGTTGCCGAAAGGCTATTGACCATATACTAGCAGTTTACGTATTGTTGAAAATGAGTTGGCAAGGTTAGGCTGTTTTGACTCTGAAACAAATTGTTCGTACGATTACGGTTACGGAATAAACCGCAGAAATAAGTAAGACGCAAGTACATCTAATTCCAATTTTATTTTGTCTTCCTCTCATTTCAGTGGCAAATTCGGGCTCTGGCTTGACGGTGACCTGAATCAGGGCCGATCGCAGCACTGCAGTACCTACTCGAACGAACCACTAGCGCCACAGGAGGACTTTGTCATCAAAACGCTCGAGTGTTGGGCCTTTGTTTAAATAAAACCAGGCTGGAGGCGTAACAGAAGattacaaatgaaaaaagtgTGTGCATGTCGCGTCGAGTGCGTGTGCGTGTATGTTGGTGTGGGTGTGAGTGTTTTGGTGTGTTCAGTACGACACTGTATTCGCGAAAGATAAAGCTTTGTGGCATTCTGGAAGTCCTGAAGCGGGCGCTCCGTTGTGAACTGGGATACTATTCAAAGTGTAATGCCTGGGATACACATATACCCGCTATTGAGAGGGAAagattattacaaaaaaaaattagtgaaaTGCTACTTTTAGGAACATTATGAGGAAACTAGAGAAGAACCAGAAGATTATTATGGATGAGAATATAAACCATTTACAAGAGAGAATTTATTAGCTCACCTAATCTTTATGCGTTCGAAAAGAGTAACGATTTAAAGAAAAGAGTTGTAGCAATTATAAGGAAAAGCCACCTGTGAAGAGGGCACGTTGTTAAGAGGATATATATTtataacagaaaaaaatgaaacattaatAAGGGTAGTTCCGAATTAATGGTGATGAGACATGAGATATTTGTAGTCGAAATATTGGCACGATGGACGCAGCAGTGGTTATTTACACTGTGCGTAATCGATGagtttagcaaaattacataaCCCTCATATACATTTACATAATTTTGAGGTCTCTCGACAAATGCAACAGCGATCGCAGATAACCAGATGAGAGGCTTCAAACTATCCTCAAAAGCAAAATCCAACTCTTGTACAGGTATATGTTTATTAACCTCTCTATACATTAGTGCAAATAATAAATTAACCAAGgcaaaaaatcaccgaaaacataaataaacagCTAAACAGCACATGCTGCAGCTACGTAATCacaaacatttaaaaaagtatatatagcaaatataataaatgaagaaaaatgttGCTGAAAACCAATATAACAGAAGTCGTGTTAGAAGTAAAATGTTCAAATTTAGAGACTGCTTTTCATTTGTTCCAAATCAATTGTGACAAAGTAGGGGATGAGTCGAGTCAAAGGAAACACACTTTTTACCCAAGAACAACACAAGACaagacaagaaaaaaaataccagtcaaacacaaaataaaacaaaatcatcGGCATTGGAGGAGAGAACAGCAAGAGGGTAACTGTTTCACGTATTTCACTGTCACTGTTGTGCTAGAACCAATGTTGTTTTGGTTGAGTCAACATCTTAGACAATAAGCAGGATCTTAAACCTGGAAGTGCAGTTGCGTTGAAGCTCTCGCCAGGTGCATGTCAATTCATTCGTagcaagaaacaaaacaaacaacacatACAGTTGCTTATTGGGTGTATAAATAGTAGCAATTTTGCAATTTAGGCAATTGCAAGCGCAATATATGAATTGTTtcgctgtattttttttctttgagtgACGAAAATCACACGAAAAGAAAGATGTATTAAGAACAGAGAGGTTTATTATTTGACCGGATGGATCCTATTTTATAGATCCCTTTCTGCAAAGTGCAAGAATGATGAAACTAGCGCTAActgttattttaatttattacatatattttttatatttttcactcaTATTACTGTCTTATTTAtatgtaaaataaaaacaaacaaacaaaccatACAACCATTAAACAGCCAACGTTAGGAACACACGGTACACGCGTTACGGTTGGGTGTCATGAAAGTGAAATGATTTAGCGTAACAGAAAACATGTTGTTGTAAGTGATTAACACGTTTTACATGTGAACCTAGTAAtaaaagaagcaaaaaaaacattacaccaATGATTTTGGTTCCACAGACGATTTAGTTGCGAAAGAACATATTATCCCTTGGTTAGTTGTTTTTACATACATTGCATGTCAGTTTGTCACGTATTCTTGGTTGCCATCATCCTGCGCTTAGTTCGTTACTTCACTGTACACGTGGCATGTTACGGATAAGGTATTATTATAGTTAAATTCATCATCGGTAGTGATGTAAAGGTATTGTATTTAAAGAATTCCATCTTCGATACATCATATATTAGTGAATCATACAACGAAAGTTTGGATTCACAATTCTGAATTGAGATATAGAGATATTTTATATAGAGTTTCAAAATAGGTTTTTATGTTTCCATATGCATAAATGCATTTTTTCATCGAAAACGATTTTCCTACCACTCTCTAAAGAAATATTAATAAGGGAGTTGCGACAGTTTTTAATGCACTATGGGGTGTAATTAATGATGTACCCCAGCGTAGAGAAGAAACATCACAGGGAGAGTGTAGAGTTAGTTTGTTCTTactaggagagagagagagagagagagaaagcacgCTGCAAATCGTTCGAGGACATAACAGTTATTTTATTGCAGTAAAACTCGTCTTATCGCTTCCCGTCGCTTCCGTTCTCCACAGTGATGACCCCGACGTGATTTCGCGGTATCCGGAAATAAATTCTTGTTTGTGCGCGGCAAAACGGTCGAGTTTTTTCGTTCGGCTCGATTACGACGCTTCTAACCTCAATCCGCCATGTCTTCTGATGGAAATCAAGAAGCACGTGCAGCCGCCGCAGTGTCAGTGAAACTTCCAGAATTCCGAAAGTCGGACCCGGAGATGTGGTTTGCACAGGCGGAAGCGCAATTCGTCCTCGCAAACATCACGAAGGATGAAACTAAGTTTTACCACATTGTGGCGAAGGTGGACCAGTCAGTTATCTGCCATATCGCTGACTTGGTATCGACTCCTCCTGCCCAAGATAAATACAAAACAGTGAAGGAACGTTTGATTGCACGCTTCGCTCTCTCGCCCGAATCCCGGCTGGAACGGCTCATTTGATCGTTTGATCTCGGCAACATCTGTTGGCCAAGATGCAGGAGCTGGTAACGGAACTCAACGTCAACGAAAATTTACTTAAGATGTTCTTGCAGCGGATGCCGTCACACATTCGACCAGTTCTAACGATTAGTGACGGTACCTTGGCCTTATTGGCGGAAATGGCCGTCAAGATGTTCGAGACCCCGCAGTCGGCGGCAGTGTCACCTTCTGCTGCGGCAAACGAACTGGAACACATGAAGGAGCAGCTCGAGGTTCTTTCGGCAGAATTTTGTCGTTTCAAAGTTGATGCTTCGGTCGATCGAAACCGTTGTCGCAGCCGCTCAGACGCGAGAAGCAGACGCAATCTGTTGGTACCATCGGAAGTACGGCCAGCAAATTCAGCGATGCAAAAAACCGTGCCTGTACAGCAGTTCAAAAAACTAAATCTCAACTCACCTGATTCGGCTGATGTGTGTGGAGTTTTTTCAAGTCGACGATTAAAGTTGTTCGACAAAACAAGTGGCCTTCTGAAACTGAAAAGTGAAACTTCTGGGAACGATTCCGTTCGTGCTACATGCGGCGAACGGCTCCGAAATAAGAACGTTTTCAACGCAGTTTATCACCACGGATCTAAGACTCAGGCGGCGAATTACGTGGAACTTCCTGGTTTCGGATGTCAACCACGTCATAATCGGCGCTGATTTTTCAGCTCACTTCGGGCTCCTCGTCGATATGAAGAACTGCAATCTGATCGATGTCAAAACGAATCTGATGATGTGATGATAACACACGTTCATTCCATTACCACTGTCAGCTTGAATCATGGAGTACCGAGAGATAACACTTCCGGCTACACTGCAAGCAGCGACGCAGCATGATGTCATGCACCACATCGTCACCAAAGGACCACCTGTGGCATCGAAAATGAGAAGAATGCATCCGGGTAAGCTGCAAGCTGCCAAGGTGAAGTTCGCGCTGATGTCCGAGCTCGGTATCTGTCGATCATCATCTAGCAGCTGGACCAGTCCACTCCACTGTGTGGCCAAGAAAAACGGACAGTGGTGATTCGTCGGTTACTACCGACGCCTGTACGAAGCAACAGTCTCCGATCGCTATCCGGTTCCGCAGGTGCACGACCTTCTTAACGCACTGCAAGGTAAGAACGTTTTCACTACCTTAGACTTAGAGAGAGCTTACCACCAGATTCTGATCGAGGAAGCCGATATCCCAAAAACAGCGGTGATAACGCCAGTATGTAGTTCGGTTTGTGCAACGCCAGTCAAACATTTCAACGCTTCATGCACAAGATACTGGGTGATCTCGACTTCGTGGTGGTGTTTATTGACGACTTTCGCTTTGCGTCGAAGTCCTTGTCGGAACACGAAGAACACGTGCGAGTGGTGTTTGAGAAACTCAAACTAAATGGCTTGGGTATCAACATCTCGAAATGTAAATTCGCACATACTGAAGTTGAATTTCTTGGTTATCTGGTGAACCGTGAAGGTATCAAGCCGCTTCCATCTTGGATACGAGCTGTGCTGCCTCCGAATTCGAACGGCCTTCAACAATCAAGGAACTCCGC from Toxorhynchites rutilus septentrionalis strain SRP chromosome 3, ASM2978413v1, whole genome shotgun sequence encodes:
- the LOC129778219 gene encoding TLD domain-containing protein 2 isoform X19, encoding MCELITPPTFDSKVLSMSTDDYRKATLFATSSFDQDFQIPDLIGQTEILSEEHREKLCAHLPARAEGYSWSLVFSTSLHGFSLNSLYRKMHKLESPILIVIEDTDHNVFGALTSCSLHVSDHFYGTGESLLYKFNPHFKVFHWSGENLYFIKGNPESLAIGAGDGKFGLWLDGDLNQGRSQHCSTYSNEPLAPQEDFVIKTLECWAFV
- the LOC129778219 gene encoding TLD domain-containing protein 2 isoform X18, whose product is MSKSKINRLTRYIKTKVLSMSTDDYRKATLFATSSFDQDFQIPDLIGQTEILSEEHREKLCAHLPARAEGYSWSLVFSTSLHGFSLNSLYRKMHKLESPILIVIEDTDHNVFGALTSCSLHVSDHFYGTGESLLYKFNPHFKVFHWSGENLYFIKGNPESLAIGAGDGKFGLWLDGDLNQGRSQHCSTYSNEPLAPQEDFVIKTLECWAFV
- the LOC129778219 gene encoding TLD domain-containing protein 2 isoform X17 — encoded protein: MWYFLLIAASVVVYFGTRRWGRRFYYRWGRWWSFRRGALLSKSRPSTPPIGISGGGGVGGSDTESEYLLPTVKDDHDDGRLHTVLSMSTDDYRKATLFATSSFDQDFQIPDLIGQTEILSEEHREKLCAHLPARAEGYSWSLVFSTSLHGFSLNSLYRKMHKLESPILIVIEDTDHNVFGALTSCSLHVSDHFYGTGESLLYKFNPHFKVFHWSGENLYFIKGNPESLAIGAGDGKFGLWLDGDLNQGRSQHCSTYSNEPLAPQEDFVIKTLECWAFV
- the LOC129778219 gene encoding TLD domain-containing protein 2 isoform X20: MVLSMSTDDYRKATLFATSSFDQDFQIPDLIGQTEILSEEHREKLCAHLPARAEGYSWSLVFSTSLHGFSLNSLYRKMHKLESPILIVIEDTDHNVFGALTSCSLHVSDHFYGTGESLLYKFNPHFKVFHWSGENLYFIKGNPESLAIGAGDGKFGLWLDGDLNQGRSQHCSTYSNEPLAPQEDFVIKTLECWAFV